In Nocardioides daphniae, the DNA window GCCTGCACCACCGGGATCGCCGAGATGTCGAGGGTGTTGCGGGTGGCCGGCTCGAAGGTGCGGATGCCGCGCTCGCAGAGCACGATGTCGAGGTTGCCGCGCTGGGCGATGTACTCCGCCGCCATCAGCCACTCCTCGATGGTGGCCGTCATTCCACGCTTGAGCAGGACCGGCTTGCCGGCGCGCCCGACCTCCTGGAGCAGGCCGAAGTTGGCCATGTTGCGGGTGCCGACCTGGAGCATGTCCGCGTCGTCGGCGACGGTCTCGACGTCGCGGGCGTCGACGACCTCGGTCACGATGGGCAGGCCGGTGCTGGCGCGCACCGAGGCCAGGATCTGCAGGCCCTCGATCCCCAGCCCCTGGAAGGCGTAGGGGGAGGTGCGCGGCTTGTACGCCCCTCCGCGCAGCAGGGTTGCGCCCGCCGACGCGGCCATCCGCGCGGCGTCGACCGTCTGCTCGGGCGACTCGACGGCGCACGGCCCGGCGATGAACGTGAAGGTGTCGGGACCGATCGGCACCTGGTGGCCCGCAGGGCCGACCCAGACGGTCGAACGCTGGGGGTGGTGCTGGCGGCTCACGAGCTTGTAGGGGTCGGAGATCCGGTGGACCGCGGCGACCCCACGCAGGGTGCGCAGGTTGAGAGTGGTGGAACGACTCGATGTCTCCGACCAGGCCGATGATCGCGCGCTCCACCCCCTTCGAGACGAAGGCCCTGCCGCCGACGGACTCGACCCGCTCGACGACGTGGGCGATGTCCTGGTCGGTGGCGTCGGGGGACATCACGACGACCATGTGACCACCTCCTGACCTGCTGCCCCGGCCCGGGGCGTACGAGGCGCACGCTAGCGGACCGCGGCGACCCTCCCGGGCCACCGTGCGGGCGGCAAGACGCCGCCGCGCGTCCCCGCCTCAGACCGTGACGTGGCTCAGACCGTGAGGTGGGTGACCTCGCCCTCGATCGGTCGGCGCTGCCCGACCAGCTCGACGACCAGCATCGCGGCGAGCACCAGGGCGCCGCCGACGAGCAGCCGGGAGGTGAGCGACTCACCGCCCAGGGCGACCGCGAAGGCAGCCGCGAAGACCGGCTCCATGCTCATGATGATGGCGCAGCGCGTGGGTGGCAGGTGGGCCTGGGCCCAGGTCTGGACGAAGAGCGCGGCGGCGCCGGCGACCAGCGCCATGTAGAGCATCGAGGTCCAGTCCTGCGTGGTCGAGGGCAGCACGATGCCGTCGGGCACGGTGGCCACGAAGCAGACCACGGTGATCACCATCAGCTGGACGATCGACATCCCCATGGCCTGCTCCGGGCGCGACCAGGCGCCGAGCCCGACGATGTGCAGGGCGTAGAGGGCGGCCGCCACCAGGGTGAGGGACTCGCCGTAGCCGAGCGCGAACTCACCCCGCATCGTCAGCACCCACAGGCCGGCTGTCGCCATCGCCACCGCGAGCCAGGTGACCGCAGTGATCCGGTGTGCGCAGCAGCAGGGCCGCGAAGATGGGCGTGAGCACGACGTACATGCCGGTCACGAAGCCGCTGACGCTCGCGGCGGTGTGCGCCAGTCCGGCGGTCTGCAGGATCTGGGCGACCCCGTAGAGGAGGCCCAGGACGAGGGCGTGCCGCCGCGACTCGCGCGACAGCCTGCCGAGCGCGCGCGGCGCGACCAGCACCATGGCCAGGCTCGCGATCGCGAAGCGCACGGCCAGGAAGTCGAGGGTGGGGACCCGGTCGAGCAGGTCCTTGATCAGGTAGAAGGTCGACCCCCACGAGGCCGTCATCGCGACCAGGGCCAGGGTCGCGACGAGGGTTCCGCGACGGCTCATGCGTGCGCAGCCTCGCGCAGCGCCTTGAGCAGCGGGATGTCGGCGTTGCCCTCGTCGCGCGAGCCGGGCGTCTCAAGGATGAAGGGCACGCCCTCCATGGCCGGGTGGGCGAAGAGCTCGCTGAACGCGCCCGTGCCGATGTGGCCCTCGCCGATGCGCTGGTGGCGGTCCTTGAAGGCGCCGCGGACGTCCATCGAGTCGTTGGCGTGCACCAGGCGCAGGCGTCCGGCGCCGCCGATCTCGACGATCCGGTCGACGGTGGCGGTCGCCCCGCCCTCCTCGTCGAGCGGTGCCCCGGCGGCGAAGACGTGGCAGGTGTCGAGGCAGATGCCGGCCCGCGGGTGGTCGTCCACGGCAGCGAGGTAGGGGGCGAGGTCCTCGACCCCGGC includes these proteins:
- a CDS encoding DMT family transporter, which produces MSRRGTLVATLALVAMTASWGSTFYLIKDLLDRVPTLDFLAVRFAIASLAMVLVAPRALGRLSRESRRHALVLGLLYGVAQILQTAGLAHTAASVSGFVTGMYVVLTPIFAALLLRTPDHCGHLARGGDGDSRPVGADDAG
- the aroF gene encoding 3-deoxy-7-phosphoheptulonate synthase → MRTLRGVAAVHRISDPYKLVSRQHHPQRSTVWVGPAGHQVPIGPDTFTFIAGPCAVESPEQTVDAARMAASAGATLLRGGAYKPRTSPYAFQGLGIEGLQILASVRASTGLPIVTEVVDARDVETVADDADMLQVGTRNMANFGLLQEVGRAGKPVLLKRGMTATIEEWLMAAEYIAQRGNLDIVLCERGIRTFEPATRNTLDISAIPVVQALSHLPIIVDPSHAAGRKDLVVPLTRASIAVGADGVIVDVHPTPETALCDGPQALLGSELRDLAQVVRQLPKVMDRLDASALVRRS
- a CDS encoding DMT family transporter, with protein sequence MATAGLWVLTMRGEFALGYGESLTLVAAALYALHIVGLGAWSRPEQAMGMSIVQLMVITVVCFVATVPDGIVLPSTTQDWTSMLYMALVAGAAALFVQTWAQAHLPPTRCAIIMSMEPVFAAAFAVALGGESLTSRLLVGGALVLAAMLVVELVGQRRPIEGEVTHLTV